In the genome of Motacilla alba alba isolate MOTALB_02 unplaced genomic scaffold, Motacilla_alba_V1.0_pri HiC_scaffold_35, whole genome shotgun sequence, the window tttggggtggtttttggggtggttttggggtgcccgGTACCTGCAGGTGCGAGAGAAGCCCCGAGAAGGAAACGTCCAGGCCCTTCACCACGTAGGGCAGCGGCAGCAGGCGCCGGCCCCTGCGGGACACCACGGGGATTTGGGGTCAGTTCCAGGGATTTTGGGTCACTTTGGGGCTCattccagggatttggggtcactttggggtttggggtcagtttGGGGTTCATTCCGGGGGATTTTGGgccattttggggtttggggtcacttAGGGGTCAGTTCCTGGGATTTTGGGTcactttggggtttggggttaaTTCCGGGGGATTTGGGTCActtaggggattttggggtccaTTTCGGGCTCAGTTTTGGGGTCAATTCAGAGAATTTTGGGGTCACTCTGGGGTCATtccaggggattttgggatcagtTTTGGAGCCACATTTGGGGTCAGTTTCAGGCTCAGTTTTGGGGTCatttcagggaattttggggcCACTTTAGGGGCTCAGTTTTGGGATAAtttcaggggattttggggtcactTTAGGGGCTCAGTTTTGGGATAAtttcaggggattttggggtcactTTAGGGGATCAGTTTTGGGGTCAttccaggggattttggggtcaccTCTTGGCCAGCTGCTCCACGTTGTACCCGGGGCTGGGCGCGTTGGGGATCTGCGTGAAAAGGGGCGTGGTCACTCGAGGGGCGTGGTCAGCCCGGGAGGGGGCGTGTCCCGCTGGATGGGGGGCGTGTCCCGCTGGGAGGGGGGCGTGTCCCACCTGCAGCAGCCGGGCCAATCGGTCGATGCAGTTGCCCACGGCCACGTCCAGGGTCTCTCCCAGGATCCGGTACCGGCGCCGCGCGTAGGCGATcacctgcggggacacgggggcgTGGCTATCGCGATAGGGGCTGTTCCCGCCTCCGATATCGCGATATCGGGCATATCCTCCCCCTCCCATCGCGATATCGGCCATTCCCGCCCCCTCCCGTCGCGATATCGGGCATTCCCGCCCCCTCCCGTCGCGATATCGGCGGTTTCCCCGCCCCCCCATCGCGATATCCCGCGATCGCGGCCATTCCCGCCCTGCCCCCGCCCCCTATCGCGGCTCTATCGCCCCCTATCGCAGCCTATCGCCCACTATCGCCCCCTATGGCGGCACCTGGGTGTTGCCGCCGCTGACGTAGAGCACGAGCGGGTCGGGGGCGGGGCCGAGCGCGCGCCCCATCTCGATGTGCCCCACGCAGTGGTTCACGGCCAGCAGGGGGCGCCCCCACAGCTGCGACAGCGTCCGCGCCACGGCCGCCACCACCGCCAGGGGGGAGCCCATGCCCGGGCCTGCCGGTGTCGAGAAAAAAACCCCCCGTCCCGGTCAGTGGGAGCGTCCggggaaccccaaaaaacaccccgAACCCCCCCGGGGTGTATGGGAGCGTCCAAACCCCCCCCCGGGTTGAATGGGATGGTCCAATCCCCCTCCCAGAGGTGAATGGGATGGTCCAAACCACCCCCAGGGATGAATGGGATGGTCCAAACCCCCCCGGAGGTGAATGGGATGGTCCAAACCCCCCCCCCGGAGGTGAATGGGATGGCCCAAACCACCCCCGGGGATGAATGGGATGGTCCAATCTCCCCACGGGGTTGAATGGGATGGTCCAAACCCCCCTGGGATGAATGGGATGCTCCAAATCCCCCCGGGGGAGAATGGGAGCGTCcagagccccccaaacccccccaaatccccccaaaaccacccgggacaccccaaaaaccccgtgggaaccccaaaaatgccacagaaagcccccaaacccctcagaattccccccaaatcccttcaggacaccccacaaaccccatgggaaccccaacccccccccaaaacccctcgggacaccccaaaaaaacccctgggaaccccaaaacctcTTGGGACGCCCCAAAACACCCCCTGggaaccccaaatcctcctcaGAATCCccccagaaaccccaaaactccctcagaatcccccaaaaaacccctggGAACctcaaacccccccaaaacccctcgGGACACCCCGAAAACCCCACTgggaaccccaaatccccctcagaatgcccccaaaaaaccctggaaaccccaaaaccccccaaaaaccccacgGGAGCCCCAAAAACCCCCTGGGATCCCCAAAACTCAGATCTGAGGGGGCTGTGTGTGATCTCTACGGGCTCTGCGGGGTCCCGGCCCGGTCCCGGTGCCGTTCCCGGTGCCGTACCCTTGGTGAAGGCCACGCCGTCGATGTCGCGGGGCCGCAGCCCGGCGTCGCGCAGCGCGGCCCGCACCAGCCCGAGCAGCACGGCGCGGTGGTGCCGCCCGGTGGGCCCGGGGGCGAACCctgcgggggggggggggggggggggttagCACCGGGAACGGCACCGGGgaacggggggggggggagggggaagtgACGTCACCGTGTCCCGGCGGCGTGACGTAGGTGGCGCGGCGGTTGCTGAGGACGGCGCCGTCGCGCACCACGCCGGCGCCCACCTTGTTGGCGGAGCCCTCCAGGCCCAGCACGGTCGGCATGGCGGCACGCCGGGGCTCCCCTCCCGGTGCTTCACCTcacgccgccgccgccgcctcacGCCGCTTCTCCCGCCGCTCCGCTACGTCACTTCCGCTTCCCGCCTTTTTCTCCGACCGTCCGCGCACAAAGCGTTTCCGGTTCCGGCCACGCCCCCCCTCAGCCGACCGGCCAACCCCCCTCACGCTCCCCGCGCGCGCGGAGCCGCtcgcgccgctgccgccgccgctgaTTGGCCCCGCGGGCTGAGGTACGGAGCGCTCTGATTGGTCCCGCGGGCTGAGGCACGGCGCGCTCTGATTGGTCCCGCGCGCTGAGGCACGGCGCGCGCTGATTGGTCCCGTGTTCTGAGGTACGGAGCGCGCTGATTGGCGGAGAGGCACCGCGGAGGGGAGGAGGCGGGTTTAACCGGGAGAGCGGCGGGCGCTGATTGGTTACAGACGGAGATGATTGACAGCAAATGGCGGGGAGCGGAGGGTGCGGGTTGGCCGCGGTTCGGGCCCGGTTCGGAGCCGATCGCTCCCGGTCCCGGCCCCGGTTCGGGCCCGGTTCGGCCCCCAAGGCCGCACGTGGCGGCGGCGGGCTCTGATTGGCTGGCGCAGCGTGAGGGGGATGCGCGCTCTGATTGGTCGGGCTGTAAGGGGAGGCGGGTGTTAATGCCACGGCGCGCTCTGATTGGCTGGGCTATGAGGGGAAGGTGGGAGGGCCTTAAACCCCGGCGCGCTCTGATTGGCTGGGCTGTGAGGGAAGGTGGGAGGGCTTAAAACACCGGCGCGCTCTGATTTGCCGAATTGTGGTGGGGAGGCGTGGCCTAAAGCTTTGGCGGGCCCTGATTGGATCGCGCTGACGATGTCATTTTCCCTCACCGGCGTAGGGGCGGGGCTTGCAGGCGAAAGGGGCGGGGCCAGCGCCATGCCGAAGCGcgggaagaagaaggaggagaacGGGAGCGGGGATGAGGCCGGTGAGTgcccagtataaaccagtttAAACCAGTTTGAACCGGTTTAGACCGCTTTAGACCGGTATGAACCGCTTTAACCCGCGGCCCCTCCCCCgcaggccccgcccccgccaAGGCCCCGAAGGCGTCGCCGGCCCCGCCCTACGAGGACCCGCCCACCCGCGAGACCACGCCCGACGGGCGGCGCTGGACGCTCAAGGTGACGTCATGGAACGTGGACGGGCTGAGGGCGTGGCTGCGCAAGGGCGGGGCCAAGGTGAGCGGGGGCGGGGCTTGtgggggacaggggaggggCCTGCTGGGGGCGTGGCTGCGCAAGGGCGGGGGCCAgtggggcggggcggggcttgtgaggatggggaggggcTTGTGGGTGTAGGGGCGGGGCTTGTGTGTATGGGGCGGGGTTTATTGGGACAGGGCGGGGCTTGTGAGGAAAGGGAGGGGTTTATGGGGACAGGGGCGGGGCCTGTGGGGATTTGGGAACGGCTTGGAGGAGTGGGAGGGGCTTGTGGGCATAGGGGCGGGGCTTGTGCTGCTGGGCGGGGCCAACCCCAGGTTCTAAAGGGGTTTTTTACCATTTTTGGCCAATTTTGGGGGCGTTTTTTACcatttttgggtgggtttgCCTCCCCAGTGGGTTcaggaggggttttggggtcattttggggtggtttcgttgggttttttccccatttttgggtGAACTTTGGCTGTTTTCTCACCGTTTTTTCCCCCGTTTTCGCcgttttttctccttttggcTCGTTTTTTCGCCGTTTTTTCACCTTTTGGCTCGTTTTTTCGCCGTTTTCGGCCGTTTTCGTGCTCTCCCAGTGGGTGGAGGAGGAGGCCCCGGacgtgctgtgcctgcaggagacCAAGTGCGCGGCGTCGGCCGTGCCGCCCGAGGtgcgggcgctgccggggctgccgcaCCAGTTCTGGTGCAGCGCCAAGGACCGGCCGGGCTACAGCGGCgtggggctgctggccaagaGCGAGCCGCTGGACGTCACCTACGGCATCGGTGAGAGCCCCAAAACGGCCCCAAACCGCCCCGAAAATGTGTCCGTAACGAACCCGAATACACACGGGAATGTGCCCCAAAATCGCCCAAACTGtgaccccaaaactgccccgAAATTGCCCCAAAAATCTGCCTGGAGTGCACCAAAATCTGTCAGGGAATGTGACCAAAAATCGTCCCAAGTGTGACCCCAAAAGTGCCTGAAATCGCCCCAAAAATCTGCCTGGAGTGCACCCAAATCTGTCAGGGAATGtgccccaaaactgccccaagtGTGACCCCAAAAGTGCCCCAAAATtgccccaaacaaacccaaactgaCCCTAAATTACCCTCAACATCCCAAAACTGTTCTGAATTGCCTCAAAATCActccaaaccaccccaaaccaccctgaACCACCCTGAACCACCCCAAACCGCCccaacccaccccaaaaccaccccaaaccgCCCCAATCCAACCCAAACCGCCCCaaagcaccccaaaaccaccccaaaaccaccctgaactgccccaaactgccccaaaaccaccccaaaaccaccccaaaagtGAACTCtgaacccccccaaaaccacccaaacccaccccaaaccaatTCAAAACTACTCTGAACtgccccaaaaccacccccGAACcaccccaaactgccccaaaatcaCCCTGAActaccccaaaaccaccccaaaacaccccaaaaccgCCCTGAACCGCCCCAAAATGACTCCAAACCgccccaaaaccacccccaaCCGCCCCAATCCAACACAAACCACCCGAAAACCACCCTGAACtgccccaaaaacaccccaaaccaccccaaaaccgcCCTGAACCGCCCCGAAACGACCTCAATCTGCCCCAAAACCGCCCTGAACtgccccaaaaccaccccaaaccattgcaaaccaccccaaactgccccaaaatcaccctgaacccccccaaaaccaccccaaacgccccaaaaccaccccaaaccaccgcaaaaccaccccaaaaccaccctgaATTGCCCCAAAACCGCCCTGAACCgccccaaaatgaccccaaatcaccccaaaacctccctgaactgccccaaaaccaacccaaaaccaccccaatccaatccaaaccaccccaaaaccaccccaaactgccccaacCCACctcaaaccaccccaaaaccgcCCTGAACTGCCCCAAACcgccccaaaaccaccccaaaccgCCCCAAACCCCTTCCTCCCGACCCGCTcaccccctttccccccccccgTGTCCCATCCCAGGCGACCCCGAGCACGACGCCGACGGCCGGGTGGTGACGGCCGAGTTCCCGCAGCTCTTCGTGGTGTCGGCCTACGTGCCGAACGCCGGGCGGGGCCTGGTGCGTCTGGAGCCGCGGCAGCGCTTCGACGCCGCCTTCCTGTCCTTCCTGCGGCGCCTGGACGCCCGCAAGCCGGTGCTGCTGGCCGGCGACCTCAACGTTGCGCACGCCGAGATCGACCTGTGCCACCCGCGCGCCAACCGCGCCAGCCCGGGCTTCACGCCGCAGGAGCGCCAGGGCTTCACGCGGCTCCTGGAGGCCGGCTTCGTGGATTCCTTCCGGCACCTGTACCCGGAGGCGCGCGGCGCCTTCACCTTCTGGACCTACCTGGGCGGCGCGCGGGCGCGCAACGTGGGCTGGCGGCTGGACTACGCCGTGCTGTCGCGGCGGCTGCTGGGCGCGCTCTGCGACTGCAAGATCCGCAGCGCCGCGCCCGGCAGCGACCACTGCCCCGTCACGGCGCTGCTGGCCGTCTAGGCGGGGCGGATCTGGGCCGGAACCGGGCAAAAACGGGCAAAAAACGGGGTTCTGGAGAGCTGTCGGGTTTTGtcgggggttttttttttcggCCCGAAATTGGCTCAAAATGGCTCAAAATGGATCAAAATTGCTCCAAAATCAGCTCAATTTGACCCAGAATTGGTTTGGAACGAGTCC includes:
- the LOC119696795 gene encoding probable tRNA N6-adenosine threonylcarbamoyltransferase; protein product: MPTVLGLEGSANKVGAGVVRDGAVLSNRRATYVTPPGHGFAPGPTGRHHRAVLLGLVRAALRDAGLRPRDIDGVAFTKGPGMGSPLAVVAAVARTLSQLWGRPLLAVNHCVGHIEMGRALGPAPDPLVLYVSGGNTQVIAYARRRYRILGETLDVAVGNCIDRLARLLQIPNAPSPGYNVEQLAKRGRRLLPLPYVVKGLDVSFSGLLSHLQAVTPKLLGSGEATPEDLCFSLQETAFAMLAEVTERALALTRARHLLLVGGVACNHRLQEMLRSMCRARGAELCPIDDRYCIDNGAMIAQAGCEMLRVGQVTELSQSGITQRYRTDEVEVTWRD
- the APEX1 gene encoding DNA-(apurinic or apyrimidinic site) endonuclease — protein: MPKRGKKKEENGSGDEAGPAPAKAPKASPAPPYEDPPTRETTPDGRRWTLKVTSWNVDGLRAWLRKGGAKWVEEEAPDVLCLQETKCAASAVPPEVRALPGLPHQFWCSAKDRPGYSGVGLLAKSEPLDVTYGIGDPEHDADGRVVTAEFPQLFVVSAYVPNAGRGLVRLEPRQRFDAAFLSFLRRLDARKPVLLAGDLNVAHAEIDLCHPRANRASPGFTPQERQGFTRLLEAGFVDSFRHLYPEARGAFTFWTYLGGARARNVGWRLDYAVLSRRLLGALCDCKIRSAAPGSDHCPVTALLAV